CTAGTGCGGGGCAATTTAAAATTAAATTTGATGGGATTAATAACGCAGTTCCAATAATTGTTTTTATACTAATAAATTTGTAACAAGATATTAATCTGTATGATATAAGACTTGAATTCGTTGCAATTTGTTCCTTTTAAGGCTTTTAACCTCAACAAATAAATATAATAAAAAAAATTTGATTAAAGTTTCCCTGAACATCTGACGAAAAATAATTTGGTAGAGATATGTGAAACAGGGAGTAAATCATGACAAATAATTCGATGCAAAGTTATTCGGCTTTTATTTATGAAGTAAAAGACAGATATATGGCTGAATGTTCAACGCTCCGTGTAGTAAGTTCGGGGATTACACCTCTTGAAGCTATAGAAAACCTTAAACAAGAAATTCACCAGACTTTTAATGATTTTGATATTCAAATAAAACCTGTTTTTGAAAGAAGATAAATTCTGAATTATGCTAATTTTTTTAATTTCTTCTCTTTCTAGCAATTTTTTTCATTTTCTGTTTTTACTATAATAGTAGAAATTTATTAAGAATTGGTAGATAAAAAATAATGAAAACAAATGCAATTAGCTTTGATGGAAATAATTCTTCTTCCAAAACAGCAAATAAAAAACCAAATAATACCAACAAGCCCTTTATTCTGGCGGGGACTGCGGCTATAGGAGCTATTAGCGGAGGAAGATATGCACTCAAAAATCCTTCCGAGTCTACTATAAAAAAAATATCCGAATTAAAACCTAATATACAAGAATATTATACAGCCTTTCTTCAGTGTTTTAATCTTAATAAGGCTGATGAGTTTCTTAAATCAAATAATATAAAAAAAGAAACACACGAAAATGTTACCAATGTTGTCAACAGTATTAATAACCTCTTGATAAAAGAAGAAGAATTAAAGCTTCTTACAAATACACCAATTAAAGAAAGAGTTAAATCCATTAAAACAGCCTTAAGTGAAGCTAATCAATCACATTTTGCTTTTTGGCAATCTTTTAATAAGTTGGGGAATTTAAAAGAGCTTAATGATATTGGTATTTTAAATTATGAAAATTATCAAAAGCTACTCCAAGCAGCAAAACAAAAAGGTAAAAATTTTTCAAAAATTATAATAAAACCAATATTAAAAGGCGCAAGTCTTGGTGCTGGAATTGGCATTTTAATAGGATTGGGAATAAATTCTTTAATAAAATCAAAAAAAGATTAATTTGTTTACTTTCTTATAATTACATCGAGTTTTCCGCGTTTTTCAGGAACAGCTATTACAAGCCCGCTGCTTGATTTGTTAAATTCCAGATCAATAAAAGACTTACCTATTCGTATATTTTTAATTTTTAAAGAATCCAGCCATTCAGGAATGACGGGGTTAAGTATTCTAAGCTTGTTGCTTTGCGCATCAGGCTCCATATTAAGCATAGATTGAATTAATAAAAACATACTGGCTGCCGCCCATGCCTGCGGGTTACAGGCAACAGGATAACTCACAGGAGGATCCAATATTCTAAATTGCCTTGAAAATCCGCAAAAAAGTTCGGGAAGCCTTTTATAATACATAAGCCGCGCTGCTTCAAACAAAGCTGTAGTGATTTTAAGAACCAAATCGAGTTTCCCTATTTTTGCAAGCCCTGTTGCGATTATACTATTATCATGAGGCCATATTGAACCGTTATGATAACTCATGGGATTATAAGAAAGACAATTCTGGCTTAATGTTCTAATGCCCCAACCGCTGAACATGTCTTTTTGAAAAAGTCTTTCCGCAACCAGTTCTGCATAATACTGATCAAGAATACCTGATTCAAGTAGGTGACCTGCGTTAGAAGTTATAACTTTAAGCTGTTTCCCGTATTTATCCAGAGCAAGGGCATAATACTGCTTATCTTCCATCCAGAACGCTTTATGAAACTTTTGTTTAAAGTCTCTTGCTTTGACTATCAATCTTTTTGATAAAGCTGTATCATCCATAAATGCTGCCAATTTTGCCATTTTTACCATTGCGGAATAAAAATATCCCTGTACTTCAACAGAAGCTATCGGGGGCTCGGCGATTTTTCCGTCTTCGTGCATGTGAGAATCCCAGGAATCTTTCCAAGATTGATTTTCCAGCCCTTTTTCACTTTTTTGCAAATAAGAAGCAAATCCTTCATACAAAGCGTAGTTTTCCATCCAGTTAAGACAAGCAAGCGCATTATTCCAAAGCTTTTCAAGCGTCTCTCTATCATCTGTCCATTTAAAATATTCATACAGCAAAATTATCCATAAAGGCGTTGCGTCAACTGTTCCATAATAAGCACTATGGGGAATTTCGTTGCTCCTTGCAAGCTCTCCAAACCTTATTTCGTGTAAAATTTTCCCCGGTTCTTCATCTCTCCAATGATTTACTTCTTTGCCCTGAAACCTTGCAAGCGTTTCCAAAACATTTTTGCCTAAATCAGGGTTAAGTATTAAAGACTGACGTGCTGCAATAATACTGTCTCTGCCAAACAAAGTGGTATACCACGGGATTCCTGCCGCTATATATTCGCCGTAAGTAGCTTTTGTAACAAGCATATTAATATCTTTATAACTTCTTTGAATCATTTCATTAAAATCTTCGTTATTTGCTTTAAAATTGGTTGTCGAATTATTCCAGTCTTTATCATCAACTATAGCCAAATCAAGCGCATCGTTAAAATCTTCTGCAAGAAACTTTTTTGGCAGATCCGCGGTAGATTTGAGATTAATTTTATATTTTATTTCCAGTTTTGACGCAGGATCAATTTTGAACTCGTATATAACTTTTCCGCCTTCTATTGATACAGGCACAGGCAAATGACCATTTACAAAACTTATTTCTGTATCCATAACAGCACCGGTTACATCAAGATATGAAAAAACAAGTTTATTATGATCGGAAGACAAAATTTCTTTTTCTCCATGCTTATCAGAAGTAATATTTCTAACTTCAAAAATATCCAGAAAATCTGCTTCAAAGAAAAATTCCAGATGAATTCCCGCTTCGAAGAAATTATAATTGGCAAGGGTTATAGTCTCGAAATAAGCCCCATAAATTATGCTTTCACGCTTAATTTGAATAGTTTCCTGAGGAATAATTCGCCCGGGGTTCAAATTATCTTTTAAATTCGCGTTTGTGCCTATTATAATAGAGGAATGTCCTGTTTCTGTCGAAGAAGACAGTACTATTGGATGTGTACCATTTATTTTGACTTCAAGACGACTCAGAAAACGAGTATCCCCAAAATATAGACCATACCCAGAATTATTTCCGCTCAAAACATTTCCGTTGGCGTCAGTTACAAGGAAGATATCATTATGCTTTATTGTCCTTCTTACGGGACTAAAATTTTCGCCTTCTATATTAACGGACATATTCTTTTCTCTCAATCTATAATTTCATTATAAATTTACAGTAAGATTTTTGATATTACACAGGTAATTATCCTTTTAGATATTTAATATTATAAAAACATATTGAAAATTTCGGCAAATCTAAAATTCAAGAATAAGATATAATAAATAAAAAATAAGGAGATAAAAAAATGAAATTTTTGACAGAATATTTATGGTTTAACACCACAAAACACAGAGAATATATCAATATCACCGCAGAAGTCGACAGAGTCCTCAAAAAAAGCGGTATAGCCGAAGGAATGATTCTTGTTTCCGCTATGCATATTACGGCAGGAGTTTATGTTAATGATGCAGAAAACGGTTTAATTCAAGACATAGACAAATGGCTGGAAGAGTTAGCCCCTTTCAAGCCTGATTACAAACATCACCATACAGGCGAAACAAACGGCGACAGCCATTTGAAAAATCTTTTAATCGGACATGAAGTAATTGTTCCCGTAACAAACGGAAAGCTTGATCTGGGAACATGGCAGCAGATTTATTATGCCGAATTTGACGGACAAAGAAGAAAAAGACTTCTTATAAAAGTTATGGGTGAATAAGTTAAAGATTAATTTTCCATTACGGAAACACTGGCAACTCCGGCAGTTTGTGCAGCGTCCATTACTTTTACGACTGCCTCATGAGTAGATTCTTGAGCTGCTTTTATGAGCAATCCGTCTTTTTTTTCTTGATAAGCCGTTTTTATTGCCTGTAATAAACTATCTGAAGAAACCGCATGGCCGTCAATAGAATACTGACCAGATTGTGCTACATCCACAGTAATTATTTTAAATTCTTTTTGTTGTTTTTCTGCTTCATGCTGGCTTGGAACAGTTAAATTCAAACCCTGCTGATCAAGCAGCGGCGCAATTACCATCATTATGATAAGCAAAACAAGAAAAATATCCGTTAAAGGCGTTATATTTATCTCTGTAAAAGCATCACGCTGTTTTCTTTTTCTGGAGCTCATGATTTATCCTTTATTGAGGAAGTTCTACAGTGTGTCTATCTTCAGGAGGTTGAGTGTTCGAACTCAAACTTTTATCAGGAGGAGTCGTTTCCAGGTCACTTTGCTGTTTTCGAGAAAGCGGTTCTCCTGCTACTGTAAGTTTTTCATAACCGGCTTCTTGAGCAGCTTTCATCACGCTCATAATATATTTTGTTTTTGTTTGACCGTCAGCTTTTACAACAACTTTTTTGTCTTTTGCCTGTGCAAGCATAGACGTAAGCTTTTCAGCCAGTTGAGTTTCATTTACAGATTCGGAATTTACATAAAATCTGGCATCTTTAGTAATGGCAACAGTTACTTCTTTTTCATCAACACTCAGCCCGCTGTTAATTGACGGCAAAATAATATTGTTATCAACTTTTTGAAACATTGGAGCAATTACCATCATTATGATTAACAACACCAAAAAGATGTCTGTCAAAGGAGTGATGTTGATTTCTGTGAATAAATCTTTTTTTCCCGA
This sequence is a window from bacterium. Protein-coding genes within it:
- a CDS encoding amylo-alpha-1,6-glucosidase yields the protein MSVNIEGENFSPVRRTIKHNDIFLVTDANGNVLSGNNSGYGLYFGDTRFLSRLEVKINGTHPIVLSSSTETGHSSIIIGTNANLKDNLNPGRIIPQETIQIKRESIIYGAYFETITLANYNFFEAGIHLEFFFEADFLDIFEVRNITSDKHGEKEILSSDHNKLVFSYLDVTGAVMDTEISFVNGHLPVPVSIEGGKVIYEFKIDPASKLEIKYKINLKSTADLPKKFLAEDFNDALDLAIVDDKDWNNSTTNFKANNEDFNEMIQRSYKDINMLVTKATYGEYIAAGIPWYTTLFGRDSIIAARQSLILNPDLGKNVLETLARFQGKEVNHWRDEEPGKILHEIRFGELARSNEIPHSAYYGTVDATPLWIILLYEYFKWTDDRETLEKLWNNALACLNWMENYALYEGFASYLQKSEKGLENQSWKDSWDSHMHEDGKIAEPPIASVEVQGYFYSAMVKMAKLAAFMDDTALSKRLIVKARDFKQKFHKAFWMEDKQYYALALDKYGKQLKVITSNAGHLLESGILDQYYAELVAERLFQKDMFSGWGIRTLSQNCLSYNPMSYHNGSIWPHDNSIIATGLAKIGKLDLVLKITTALFEAARLMYYKRLPELFCGFSRQFRILDPPVSYPVACNPQAWAAASMFLLIQSMLNMEPDAQSNKLRILNPVIPEWLDSLKIKNIRIGKSFIDLEFNKSSSGLVIAVPEKRGKLDVIIRK
- a CDS encoding secondary thiamine-phosphate synthase enzyme YjbQ produces the protein MKFLTEYLWFNTTKHREYINITAEVDRVLKKSGIAEGMILVSAMHITAGVYVNDAENGLIQDIDKWLEELAPFKPDYKHHHTGETNGDSHLKNLLIGHEVIVPVTNGKLDLGTWQQIYYAEFDGQRRKRLLIKVMGE
- a CDS encoding biopolymer transporter ExbD produces the protein MSSRKRKQRDAFTEINITPLTDIFLVLLIIMMVIAPLLDQQGLNLTVPSQHEAEKQQKEFKIITVDVAQSGQYSIDGHAVSSDSLLQAIKTAYQEKKDGLLIKAAQESTHEAVVKVMDAAQTAGVASVSVMEN
- a CDS encoding biopolymer transporter ExbD, giving the protein MAIQSSGKKDLFTEINITPLTDIFLVLLIIMMVIAPMFQKVDNNIILPSINSGLSVDEKEVTVAITKDARFYVNSESVNETQLAEKLTSMLAQAKDKKVVVKADGQTKTKYIMSVMKAAQEAGYEKLTVAGEPLSRKQQSDLETTPPDKSLSSNTQPPEDRHTVELPQ